One window of Methanobacterium alkalithermotolerans genomic DNA carries:
- a CDS encoding glycosyltransferase family 39 protein: MNIFNNIYSYLKNNPALIIIIIFALTLSAYLVRLQLKLGVAYWDIFLYLNNALMYAGLGEGSITQLPPLLSFLTSLFFRLGYVKASPLYLISGLIFASGIIGLYLLLKLRFSTKESVAGAIIFSSFTLVLSWAATGSLDVPAVCLAIWLTYVLVYGFKKDQRALILVFPLAFLTFFTRYTSGLMILPLGFYFLTIILEGQLKKDHLLKLALGFLIGLIILAPVMGFFYSKLGTPVPFLNLLEGSVANDPAQGDPAYLPGKSYYINHFPQYISSYPVNDSYATMLYPSLAQTNMVSYLILIIAGAGLLIYAMRYIWCFKNFKTSKRKKALVLVAGIILSLLFIFTLQGNSYLPAAVTMLALIFLIYYSTKNQAGKNSSLDMMMFIWFLTYFISHSFLIIKVDRYFITTTPALAYLLILGFNQVQDKLSQLSKKKISAGLLAIILALLLLFSSIQPYAYNVPRHIYGDLETAGNLMKDYDPDYQDKVIYSDYWPAMSWHLKMNVKRGWPKNFEDNAQFSRMLLENNTTYFINYYSDPPLNLTGFVEVQRVANIIIFERVEGF, translated from the coding sequence ATGAATATCTTTAATAATATTTACTCCTATCTAAAAAATAATCCCGCTTTAATCATCATTATCATATTCGCCTTAACCCTATCTGCCTATCTGGTAAGATTACAACTCAAATTAGGGGTGGCCTACTGGGATATATTCCTGTACCTGAATAATGCCTTAATGTATGCTGGTTTAGGGGAAGGTTCCATTACCCAGCTACCACCATTACTCTCCTTCTTAACCTCTCTTTTTTTCCGGCTGGGCTATGTTAAGGCCAGTCCCCTCTACCTTATAAGTGGCCTTATCTTTGCTTCCGGGATAATAGGACTTTATCTGCTTTTAAAATTACGATTTTCCACTAAAGAATCAGTGGCTGGAGCTATAATTTTTTCCTCATTTACCCTGGTTCTCTCCTGGGCAGCCACCGGTAGCCTGGATGTTCCTGCCGTTTGCCTGGCCATCTGGCTAACCTACGTACTAGTATATGGATTTAAAAAAGACCAGAGGGCACTTATACTGGTATTCCCCCTGGCTTTTTTAACCTTCTTCACCCGTTACACCAGTGGACTTATGATCCTGCCTTTAGGATTTTATTTTCTTACCATAATTTTAGAGGGGCAGTTAAAAAAAGACCACCTCCTAAAACTGGCCCTGGGATTCTTAATAGGATTAATTATACTGGCCCCGGTTATGGGCTTTTTTTACTCTAAACTGGGAACACCAGTACCCTTTTTAAATCTACTGGAGGGTAGTGTGGCCAATGACCCGGCCCAGGGAGATCCGGCTTACCTTCCTGGAAAAAGTTATTATATAAATCATTTTCCTCAGTACATATCCAGTTACCCGGTAAATGATAGTTACGCCACCATGCTCTACCCCAGCCTGGCCCAGACCAATATGGTTTCCTATTTAATACTTATAATTGCGGGGGCAGGGCTTTTAATTTATGCTATGCGCTACATCTGGTGCTTTAAAAACTTTAAAACCTCAAAAAGAAAAAAAGCCCTGGTACTAGTAGCAGGAATAATACTATCCCTTTTATTTATCTTTACCCTGCAGGGCAATTCCTATCTACCTGCGGCGGTGACCATGTTGGCCTTAATCTTTTTAATTTACTACTCCACCAAAAACCAGGCAGGGAAAAACAGTTCTCTGGATATGATGATGTTCATCTGGTTTTTAACCTACTTCATCTCCCACAGCTTCCTTATAATCAAGGTGGACCGCTACTTTATCACCACCACCCCTGCTTTAGCATACCTCCTGATTCTGGGATTCAATCAAGTACAGGATAAGTTAAGCCAGTTAAGTAAAAAAAAGATAAGCGCCGGATTACTGGCTATTATACTGGCCCTGTTACTCTTGTTTTCATCAATCCAACCCTATGCCTACAATGTCCCCCGGCACATCTATGGTGATCTGGAAACTGCAGGAAACCTTATGAAAGATTATGACCCTGATTATCAGGATAAGGTGATTTATTCGGACTACTGGCCGGCTATGAGCTGGCACCTTAAAATGAATGTAAAAAGGGGATGGCCTAAAAACTTTGAAGACAATGCTCAATTTTCCCGTATGCTACTGGAAAATAACACCACCTACTTTATAAATTACTATAGTGACCCTCCTCTCAACCTCACCGGATTTGTAGAAGTACAAAGGGTGGCCAATATAATTATATTTGAGAGGGTGGAGGGTTTTTAA
- a CDS encoding LiaF transmembrane domain-containing protein — protein sequence MKKLSNQIIFGIILLIIGVLFLLRSTGIYNTGNLLSYVPSLFIILGIYSLIKSGFKSISGPVTMIIIFTVIQLLVLGVITGSTLSSWWPLVIILIGAGIILNHYQRDKSKVYTRDNIDLMAILGGVQNTIKSSSFKGGDLTAVLGGVELDLRDSQTGLEPAIINVTVLLGGAEIRVPDDWDLKINVMPVLGGVDDSRTRLSNSTPKDKPDLIINGMVALGGLDIYD from the coding sequence ATGAAAAAGTTATCCAATCAAATTATTTTCGGGATTATTTTACTGATTATTGGAGTTCTATTTTTACTGCGCAGTACCGGGATTTACAATACCGGTAATTTACTCAGTTATGTTCCCTCCTTATTTATAATCCTGGGGATTTACAGTCTAATTAAAAGTGGTTTTAAGAGTATCAGTGGTCCAGTAACCATGATTATCATCTTCACGGTTATCCAGTTACTGGTTCTGGGTGTTATTACCGGGTCTACCCTCTCCAGCTGGTGGCCTTTAGTCATCATCCTCATTGGTGCAGGTATTATCCTTAATCATTACCAGCGGGATAAAAGCAAGGTTTATACCAGGGATAACATCGATTTAATGGCCATCCTGGGAGGGGTACAAAACACCATTAAATCCAGTTCATTTAAAGGCGGAGACCTTACCGCCGTACTGGGAGGAGTGGAACTGGATCTTCGAGACTCTCAAACCGGCCTGGAACCAGCCATAATAAATGTTACGGTACTATTAGGAGGAGCTGAAATAAGAGTCCCTGATGACTGGGATCTTAAAATCAATGTGATGCCAGTTTTAGGTGGAGTGGATGATAGCAGAACCCGGTTGAGTAATAGCACCCCTAAGGATAAACCAGATTTAATAATTAATGGAATGGTAGCCCTGGGTGGGCTGGATATCTATGATTAA
- a CDS encoding heavy metal translocating P-type ATPase, with protein sequence MVEDKTKKETVTINVTGMHCTSCALNIEKKLKGTDGVSQAQVNYSTGKANVEYSPDKIAKKEILDAVEDSGFKGFFIHEEEAEYATDPITGMRLLKSRAIKKSFGGRDYYFTDEHSLRKFQAPEEELKTMKKRVALALSGVIILGVARVVATVSLAAGVSLISMAPIPSLPWFTWGYWLFLLTTPIQFIAGYGFYKGAYYAVKNRSLNMDFLVAMGTLTAWTYSSFVLFFPGVLPVTERDVYFEVSAVIIAFVLVGKFMEDYIKQRSSAAVRKLLDLRPKTAQVIRDGVETTVLAETIRVGEIVVVRPGESIPVDGVVTEGESSIDQSMVTGESIPVSCRVGQEVIGATINKQGLIKFRATKVGSQTTLMQIIKLVEDAQSSSAPIQRLADRVSSYFVPIVVSIALLTLAGWTLAGDFTAGILAFVAVLIISCPCALGIATPAALMVGVGKGAENGILIRGGEYLERTHQLNKVFFDKTGTLTRGKPEVTQIISPDPDETLKLAAMAEKGSEHPLAEAIIKKAEEMDVEIPDAAGFKTTPGQGITAWWDDKALVLGNRKMMEDNNLDITPQEDEIQGLETEGNTVIMVAYDKQVRGLIAIADTLKDHSKVVVKELDSMGIESVMLTGDNERTAQAIASQIGIRNVYSDLLPQDKLEVIKKLQQEGNVVAMVGDGINDAPALAQADIGISLGSGTDVAKETGGIILVNDDLRDVVAGIKLSKATMKKIRQNLFWSFFYNTAAIPLAALGFLNPMIAAAAMSLSSLSVVTNSALLKRLKFKR encoded by the coding sequence ATGGTGGAAGATAAAACTAAAAAAGAAACCGTTACCATTAATGTTACCGGGATGCACTGTACCTCCTGTGCTTTGAATATTGAAAAAAAGCTTAAAGGAACAGATGGTGTTAGTCAGGCCCAGGTGAATTATTCCACCGGAAAAGCAAATGTGGAGTATTCACCAGATAAGATTGCTAAAAAGGAAATTCTGGATGCGGTAGAAGATAGTGGTTTTAAAGGTTTTTTCATACATGAAGAGGAAGCAGAATATGCTACTGATCCCATCACCGGTATGCGTCTTTTAAAGTCCCGGGCTATAAAAAAAAGTTTTGGAGGCAGGGACTATTATTTTACAGATGAACACTCCCTGCGTAAATTTCAGGCCCCGGAAGAAGAATTAAAAACCATGAAAAAGAGGGTGGCCCTGGCTTTAAGTGGGGTTATCATATTAGGTGTGGCCCGTGTGGTGGCCACCGTTAGCTTGGCTGCTGGTGTTTCCCTTATCAGCATGGCCCCTATACCCTCTTTGCCATGGTTTACCTGGGGTTACTGGTTATTTCTTTTAACTACTCCTATTCAGTTTATTGCCGGTTATGGTTTCTATAAAGGGGCCTATTATGCGGTGAAAAATCGTTCCCTGAATATGGATTTTCTGGTGGCCATGGGAACCCTTACTGCCTGGACCTACAGTAGTTTTGTATTGTTCTTTCCAGGGGTGCTCCCGGTTACTGAAAGGGATGTGTACTTTGAAGTATCAGCGGTGATTATTGCCTTTGTGCTGGTGGGGAAGTTCATGGAGGACTATATCAAACAGCGCAGTTCAGCAGCAGTTAGAAAACTCCTGGATCTTCGACCAAAAACCGCTCAGGTAATTCGTGATGGAGTAGAAACCACGGTGCTGGCTGAAACAATTAGGGTAGGGGAAATTGTGGTGGTAAGACCCGGAGAAAGCATTCCAGTGGATGGTGTGGTAACTGAAGGAGAGAGTTCCATTGATCAATCCATGGTTACTGGGGAGAGTATTCCTGTATCATGTAGAGTGGGTCAGGAGGTGATTGGAGCCACCATTAATAAACAGGGTCTGATTAAATTCAGGGCCACCAAGGTGGGTTCCCAGACCACCCTGATGCAGATAATTAAACTGGTGGAAGATGCCCAATCCTCCAGTGCACCTATACAGAGGTTGGCTGATCGGGTGAGTTCTTATTTTGTTCCCATTGTGGTTTCTATTGCCCTTCTTACCCTGGCCGGCTGGACCCTGGCCGGAGATTTTACTGCCGGAATACTGGCCTTTGTGGCAGTTCTTATAATATCATGTCCCTGTGCCCTGGGGATAGCAACCCCTGCGGCATTAATGGTGGGAGTGGGTAAAGGAGCTGAAAATGGGATTTTAATCCGTGGTGGAGAATATCTGGAGAGAACCCACCAGTTAAATAAGGTATTTTTTGATAAAACCGGGACCCTTACCCGGGGAAAACCAGAGGTAACACAGATAATATCCCCTGATCCTGATGAAACTTTAAAACTGGCTGCTATGGCAGAAAAAGGCTCCGAGCACCCTTTAGCCGAGGCTATAATAAAAAAGGCAGAGGAAATGGATGTGGAAATTCCAGATGCTGCTGGTTTTAAAACCACCCCTGGTCAGGGTATAACTGCCTGGTGGGATGATAAAGCTCTGGTATTAGGTAACCGTAAAATGATGGAGGATAATAATCTGGATATAACACCCCAGGAGGATGAAATTCAGGGCCTGGAAACTGAGGGTAATACGGTGATTATGGTGGCCTATGATAAACAGGTCAGGGGCCTTATTGCCATTGCAGATACCTTAAAAGACCACTCTAAAGTGGTGGTTAAGGAATTGGATAGCATGGGTATTGAGTCTGTGATGCTTACCGGGGATAATGAACGTACCGCCCAGGCCATAGCCTCTCAAATAGGGATAAGAAATGTTTACTCTGATTTACTCCCTCAGGATAAATTGGAAGTTATAAAAAAATTACAACAGGAGGGTAATGTGGTGGCCATGGTAGGAGATGGTATTAATGATGCCCCGGCTCTGGCCCAGGCAGATATTGGTATTTCCCTGGGTTCTGGTACTGATGTAGCTAAAGAAACTGGAGGAATTATCCTGGTTAATGATGATCTGCGGGATGTGGTGGCGGGTATAAAATTAAGTAAGGCCACCATGAAAAAGATAAGGCAGAACCTGTTCTGGTCCTTTTTCTATAATACAGCAGCCATACCGCTGGCGGCTTTAGGATTTTTAAATCCTATGATAGCAGCAGCAGCCATGTCTTTAAGTTCTCTTTCAGTAGTTACTAATTCTGCTCTTTTAAAGAGGCTTAAGTTTAAGAGATAA
- a CDS encoding glycosyltransferase family 2 protein: MKKIAVILPAYNEEVALGSIILRAKQHAQKIIVVDDGSTDKTSEVAQLAGAEVIKHPTNLGKGAALRSGFEAAKEYDIIVTIDADAQHDPDEIPLLTEPILKKEADVVNGSRYITGVDENTPAYRRVGQKVLDTATNLSSGLDITDTQSGFRAFSQKSLPYFRFKESGFGVESEMLVDASQAGLKIVEVQIGVRYDVDGSTQNPISHGARVLFHILQDMELKRPLYYFTIPGIVIVLVGASLSLIFLRDYLTGTSISMGPTMVAVMLSLFGTFMMFTGIILDSMSRMLQQNRNQL; encoded by the coding sequence ATGAAAAAAATCGCAGTGATATTACCTGCTTACAATGAAGAAGTAGCCCTGGGAAGTATTATACTCCGGGCCAAACAACACGCCCAAAAAATAATAGTGGTGGATGATGGATCCACAGATAAAACCAGTGAAGTAGCCCAGCTGGCCGGGGCAGAAGTTATAAAACATCCCACCAATTTAGGAAAAGGGGCGGCTTTAAGGTCTGGCTTTGAAGCAGCCAAAGAATATGATATAATTGTAACCATTGATGCTGATGCCCAGCATGATCCGGATGAAATACCCTTACTTACAGAACCCATCTTAAAAAAAGAAGCTGATGTGGTAAATGGCAGCCGCTACATCACTGGAGTAGATGAAAACACCCCGGCCTACCGCCGGGTAGGTCAAAAAGTACTGGATACTGCCACCAACCTATCCAGTGGACTGGACATCACCGACACCCAGAGTGGATTTCGTGCCTTTTCCCAAAAAAGCCTGCCCTACTTCCGTTTTAAAGAGTCAGGATTCGGAGTAGAAAGTGAAATGCTGGTGGATGCCTCCCAGGCCGGATTAAAAATAGTGGAAGTACAAATCGGGGTACGATACGATGTGGATGGATCCACCCAGAACCCTATAAGTCACGGAGCCAGGGTATTATTCCACATCTTGCAGGACATGGAACTAAAAAGACCCCTCTACTACTTCACCATCCCGGGGATAGTGATTGTACTTGTCGGGGCTTCCCTGAGTTTAATATTCTTAAGAGACTACCTTACCGGTACCAGTATCAGCATGGGCCCCACCATGGTGGCGGTGATGCTCAGCTTATTCGGGACCTTTATGATGTTTACCGGTATTATATTAGACTCCATGAGCCGCATGCTGCAGCAAAACCGCAATCAACTATAA
- a CDS encoding glycosyltransferase family 39 protein: MGKITDIIHKNKVSLIFMALLGLLMLIITYELVSIQSQIGVAYWDIFLYLNNALKMAGMGIGDTLHLSPFLPFLTSLLFRAGYVFELSLFMISGVFYIMGALGMYLLLKIRFNEYESLAGALSYATFTILMAWAVSGALDAPAISLSIWALYFTYQASKNDSRYYYLAFPLAMLAFLTRYTSGLIIIPMLLLIFFNQPQKEEIKNGVKGIILGVLIYLPFMWYFYRQIGKPFPFISQFSASAAGTATELNPGYNLDLLYYLKNIPQYLSSPAPDNYSQLLWPSQQTPDLLAYVLLGLIITGIIIYIIKIALKTRKTLKTPQNYLKAAGVLIMGLLLIFTYGSISYVYSEVLLILWALSVFYLLRDYKLKYLDLDLMFLTWFFAFFIMHSFHPVKVDRYFITMVPPLAYGVALGIRQISSLIQTKFKNTTWISPAISLVLVLALLLSAVSYMDNMPREDEVVLIEKETAEWLINYDPEFEDRVIAAVRGPAYSWYLKKFVYTRIPGKVSPDVFQELFEEVNPDYYIYTGEGKLTLDGYTIIRQRGNVTVYEKNNLK; the protein is encoded by the coding sequence ATGGGAAAAATTACAGATATCATCCATAAAAATAAAGTATCTTTGATATTCATGGCCCTTTTAGGGCTTTTAATGCTAATCATCACTTATGAATTAGTTTCTATACAGTCTCAAATTGGAGTGGCCTACTGGGATATATTCTTATACCTTAATAACGCTCTTAAAATGGCAGGTATGGGTATAGGGGATACCCTGCACCTATCACCTTTTTTACCCTTCTTAACCTCCCTTCTTTTCCGGGCAGGGTATGTTTTTGAACTGTCTCTTTTTATGATAAGTGGGGTATTCTATATCATGGGTGCGTTGGGAATGTATTTACTACTTAAAATCAGGTTCAATGAATATGAAAGCCTGGCCGGGGCCTTATCCTATGCCACCTTCACTATTTTAATGGCCTGGGCAGTGAGTGGAGCCCTGGATGCTCCCGCTATATCATTATCCATCTGGGCGTTGTACTTCACCTACCAGGCGTCTAAAAACGATTCCCGCTACTATTATCTGGCCTTTCCTCTGGCCATGCTGGCCTTTTTAACCCGTTACACCTCGGGACTCATAATAATACCCATGCTGCTTTTGATATTCTTTAATCAACCCCAAAAAGAAGAAATAAAAAATGGAGTTAAGGGAATTATCCTGGGGGTCTTAATCTACCTCCCCTTTATGTGGTACTTCTACCGTCAAATAGGAAAACCCTTCCCCTTCATATCTCAATTTTCTGCCTCAGCGGCTGGAACTGCCACAGAATTAAACCCTGGATATAACCTGGATTTATTATACTATCTGAAAAATATACCTCAGTACCTCTCCAGCCCTGCTCCTGATAATTACAGCCAGCTCTTATGGCCCTCTCAGCAAACACCTGATTTACTGGCCTATGTACTTTTAGGACTTATAATAACCGGGATAATAATTTATATAATTAAAATTGCTCTTAAAACCCGGAAAACATTAAAAACACCACAAAATTACCTTAAAGCTGCTGGAGTATTGATAATGGGTTTGCTTTTAATTTTTACCTATGGTAGTATATCCTATGTGTACAGTGAAGTTTTATTGATATTGTGGGCATTATCAGTGTTTTATTTACTAAGAGACTATAAATTAAAGTATCTGGATTTGGATTTAATGTTTTTAACCTGGTTTTTCGCCTTTTTTATTATGCACAGTTTCCACCCGGTAAAAGTGGACCGCTACTTCATTACCATGGTACCACCTTTAGCCTATGGGGTGGCCCTGGGAATCAGGCAAATTTCCAGCCTTATACAAACTAAATTTAAAAACACCACATGGATATCTCCTGCTATTTCCCTGGTGCTGGTGCTGGCCTTATTATTATCTGCAGTTAGTTATATGGATAACATGCCCCGGGAAGATGAAGTGGTTTTAATTGAAAAAGAAACTGCTGAATGGCTGATTAATTATGATCCTGAATTTGAAGATAGGGTTATAGCTGCCGTAAGAGGCCCGGCTTACAGTTGGTACCTTAAAAAATTCGTATATACTCGTATACCAGGTAAGGTAAGCCCGGATGTATTCCAGGAATTATTTGAAGAAGTAAACCCGGATTACTATATCTACACTGGAGAAGGAAAACTCACCCTGGATGGATACACCATCATAAGACAAAGGGGGAATGTGACCGTATATGAAAAAAATAATTTAAAGTAA
- a CDS encoding glycosyltransferase, with the protein MRKSKNISLGLLSFPSTKTGITPLSNMVEILLAVVGDLHLVSGNESCRKFQDDNRLELYCTHHRSSSFSLKRVWNYFYLQLSMALYVLQLRKVDFWIFFIGGDTLLLPMLMARLTGKRVILLFAGSSIQTLVHRQDKFAGMARRVSHLNCSLSSALILYFKSLKAEWGLEKYEDKILIQPRHFIDTKNFKRNPDSTREYIGYVGRLSQEKGVMNLIKSIPLMDKKVKFLICGEGPLKEEINEYLRVNDLKDQVELTGWINHQDLPDYLNRMKLLVVPSYTEGFPNIILEALSCGTLVAATTAGAIGEIIEDHKNGFLLKDNHELTIAGFLEEFLDYENLDKIRKNGYHTVAGFDYNKIKKNWDDLLYRFYEEGL; encoded by the coding sequence ATGAGAAAAAGTAAAAATATTTCCCTGGGTCTTTTATCATTTCCATCCACCAAGACCGGTATTACTCCTTTATCCAATATGGTTGAGATACTCCTGGCGGTGGTGGGGGATCTGCATCTTGTTTCGGGTAATGAATCCTGTCGAAAGTTCCAGGATGATAACAGGTTGGAATTGTACTGCACCCATCACCGTAGTTCTTCTTTTAGCCTGAAAAGGGTGTGGAATTATTTTTATTTACAACTTAGTATGGCCTTATATGTTTTACAATTAAGAAAGGTTGATTTCTGGATATTTTTTATAGGGGGAGACACCCTGCTATTACCCATGCTCATGGCCCGATTAACTGGTAAAAGAGTTATATTGCTTTTTGCTGGTTCTTCTATCCAGACCCTGGTGCACCGCCAGGATAAATTTGCCGGGATGGCCCGAAGGGTATCCCATCTTAATTGTAGTTTAAGCAGTGCCCTAATACTCTACTTTAAAAGCCTTAAAGCTGAGTGGGGATTGGAAAAATATGAAGATAAAATATTAATCCAGCCCCGGCATTTTATTGATACAAAAAACTTTAAAAGAAATCCAGATTCTACCCGAGAATATATAGGTTATGTGGGTCGCTTATCCCAGGAAAAGGGAGTTATGAATTTAATTAAATCTATTCCCCTTATGGATAAAAAGGTTAAGTTTTTAATTTGCGGTGAAGGACCTTTAAAAGAAGAAATAAATGAATATTTAAGGGTTAATGATTTAAAAGATCAGGTGGAGTTAACCGGATGGATAAATCATCAGGATCTACCTGATTATCTAAATAGAATGAAGCTTCTGGTGGTTCCCTCCTATACCGAGGGTTTTCCCAATATCATCCTGGAGGCTCTCTCCTGTGGTACCCTGGTAGCAGCCACCACTGCCGGGGCCATAGGAGAAATCATTGAAGACCATAAGAATGGGTTTTTGCTAAAAGATAACCATGAACTTACCATAGCCGGCTTTTTAGAAGAGTTTTTAGACTATGAAAATCTGGATAAAATCAGGAAAAATGGTTACCATACCGTGGCTGGTTTTGACTATAATAAAATCAAAAAAAACTGGGATGATTTACTATACCGGTTTTATGAGGAAGGTTTGTAG
- a CDS encoding NAD-dependent epimerase/dehydratase family protein, with protein METKRILVTGGSGFIGTNLVGELRSRGHEVLALDLLHHELDDYVRADVKNYRQLERVFDDNPAFDYVYHLAAEYGRWNGEAYYENLWDTNVKGTKHMIRLQEKLGFKMIFFSSAEVYGDYTGVMSEDVMVDNPIRDTYQMNDYAITKWAGELMCMNSATMFGTETVRVRPVNCYGPHEAYSPYKGFIPIFIYRALMGLPYEVYEGHKRIIDYVGDTARTFANIVDNFIPGEAYNVGSKTEWEHDIREYSDMVLEAVGVDDSLVTYHEAEDFTTKVKTMDFSKAIRDLKHDPQVPPKEGIQKTVDWMKWYYRIED; from the coding sequence ATGGAAACCAAGAGAATTTTAGTTACTGGAGGGTCTGGTTTTATTGGGACTAATCTGGTTGGTGAGTTAAGGAGCAGGGGTCATGAGGTTTTGGCTCTGGATTTGTTGCATCATGAGCTGGATGATTATGTGCGGGCTGATGTTAAGAATTACCGGCAGTTGGAGCGGGTTTTTGATGATAATCCTGCTTTTGATTATGTTTATCATTTAGCGGCGGAGTATGGTCGGTGGAATGGTGAGGCTTATTATGAGAATTTGTGGGATACTAATGTTAAGGGTACCAAGCATATGATTCGTTTGCAGGAAAAACTGGGTTTTAAGATGATCTTTTTTTCTTCGGCGGAAGTGTATGGTGATTATACTGGGGTTATGAGTGAGGATGTGATGGTGGATAATCCTATCCGTGATACTTATCAGATGAATGATTATGCTATTACCAAGTGGGCCGGGGAGCTAATGTGTATGAATTCGGCCACCATGTTTGGAACTGAAACAGTACGGGTGCGGCCGGTTAATTGTTATGGTCCTCATGAAGCTTATTCGCCTTATAAAGGTTTTATTCCGATTTTTATTTATCGTGCTTTGATGGGTTTACCTTATGAGGTATATGAAGGTCATAAGAGGATTATTGATTATGTAGGGGATACGGCTCGAACTTTTGCTAATATTGTGGATAATTTTATTCCAGGTGAAGCTTATAATGTGGGTAGTAAAACCGAGTGGGAGCATGATATTCGGGAGTATTCGGATATGGTTTTAGAGGCGGTGGGAGTAGATGATAGTCTGGTTACTTATCATGAAGCGGAGGATTTCACCACCAAGGTTAAGACCATGGACTTTTCCAAGGCTATACGTGATTTAAAACATGACCCCCAGGTCCCACCAAAAGAAGGAATACAAAAAACTGTAGACTGGATGAAATGGTACTACCGCATCGAGGACTAA